In Triticum aestivum cultivar Chinese Spring chromosome 5B, IWGSC CS RefSeq v2.1, whole genome shotgun sequence, the following proteins share a genomic window:
- the LOC123117533 gene encoding uncharacterized protein, with product MAGQEEKVLDAPTSPVPTQTMAGQEGDAVDAPKSPAPAGSDTGLKLPSAAPDATVHQVVSGDEEELQETLARGKKKKMDDLSGSAASGSTKKPRAADLLHASIFQDEAPSTGLAPTLFADYTFLSREPFSAAAGVRPPPRRPPGGNTAPAGTAIFFGPMTEAQDRLSEIMGDQDFVLRAAISGGWKPDNDKPPVHPPNDD from the exons ATGGCGGGCCAAGAGGAGAAGGTTCTTGACGCACCAACGTCGCCGGTGCCCACGCAGACCATGGCGGGCCAAGAGGGGGACGCTGTCGACGCACCAAAGTCGCCGGCGCCGGCCGGGAGCGACACCGGCCTCAAGCTTCCGTCGGCCGCTCCGGACGCCACGGTTCATCAGG tCGTGTCTGGGgatgaggaggagctgcaggaGACCCTTGCCcgtgggaagaagaagaagatggatgaCCTATCCGGATCAGCTGCTTCCGGATCCA CCAAGAAGCCCCGCGCCGCCGATCTGCTGCATGCCTCCATCTTTCAAGACGAGGCACCATCGACTGGACTCGCCCCCACGCTCTTCGCTGACTACACCTTTCTTTCTCGGGAGCCATTTTCTGCAGCAGCGGGCGTCCGGCCGCCACCACGCCGTCCACCCGGAGGTAACACAGCGCCGGCCGGGACAGCAATATTCTTTGGACCCATGACCGAGGCGCAAG ATCGTCTCTCGGAGATAATGGGTGACCAGGATTTTGTACTCCGCGCCGCCATCTCAGGCGGTTGGAAGCCAGACAACGACAAGCCGCCCGTGCACCCGCCAAACGATGACTGA